The genomic segment ATTGGTGAGTCACCTAGCCGTCACCTATCTTTTGGTATGGTGTTGCATAAAAAATTCATGGTTTTTCGCTTTTTTGCATGTGCAGGAGATGAAGTCCTTGGTGAATGAAGATGACAAAAGAATGAAAATTGGGAAGGGAGATGTGAATGTGGAAGTTGAGGATAACAATAAGAAGGCCCAACCTAGTGCTGAAGAAGCTGATTCGCAGAAGCCTGTTGTAAATAAAGAAAGGAATCTTGATCTCCAGCTTGATTTGGAGAAATCTGACAGAGATAGTGGTTCAGGTAGTGTGAGTGGGAACAAGCTCAACCACCATGTTCTAAAGCTACATCATCAACATCCTAGCGTAGAGAAAACTGGTAAAATTgactttatttttgttaaaagaaaaaaatttcccttctttttctctcTGGGAAAATTTCCTTCTCCTCCTTTTGTTGCTGATCTAGAGGGTTTTTTTTTGGCCTTTTCAGCACATTCTGGCTCTTTACCTTTGCCGATGTCAATTGCTAGCTGGCCTGGTGGACTTCCTCCAATGGGGTATAGCTGGGttgatttgatattatttttctaCTATTCTGGCATTAATAGATCCAAATAAGTGGTTTAGATGTTATAATGGAGAGGATGaggcatgaatttttttttcttcttttttccttagCAGATACATGGCTCCTCTACAAGGTGTTGTATCCATGGAAGGGAGCGCTGTGTCTTCAGCCGCTATCCAGGCATGTCGCTGTGTTTTTTTATGTTCGTAGCTCttgatttcttatttttatttattttactaatttatcttgaaattttggaCTTTTTCAGCCTCCACATTTGCTTTTTTCTCAACCGAGGCCAAAGAGATGTGCAACCCATTGCTACATTGCACGGAATATTCACAATCACCAGCAAATTATGAAGATGAATGCTTTCTGGCCAGCGGCATCTGGTTCAGCTTCACTCTATGGCCCAAAGGCTTGTAATCTAAATGTTGTTCCGCCTTCAGAATTGCATGGGAACATTCCTGGGCGAGGTGTGAATTCTGTACAAGAGAAGGGGCAGGGTCTTGCAATTTTTCCTGGTCATGTGTGCAAAGATAAAAGTTCTCAGGCTGCTACCAACATGGTGGATGCCGCACAGAGAAAGCAAATAATGCTCCAGCAAGCTCTACCCCCAGGAGCACCCAATAATATCATGGTAGGCTTTTGGCCAGAAAAAAAAAGGCCTCTTTTTTCTTGTCTAATTTTTATGCAGTTTCGTAATAATTGCACAATTATATCTTAACTGTCCTTTTGCAAATTTTCTTGTTGGTTATTCAATTTCAGCAAGGCCCTGCTTTTATTTTCCCATTGAACCAGCAACaggctgctgctgctgctgcagcATCTGTCCGACCTGGGTATGTGAAATCTCCTCCTGCTGCTTGTAGCACAGCTGCATCGAGTACATCTAACTCTGCCTTACTAAGTGCCACCCCAGCTGGTGCAACTGCAGCCCCGGCATTTAGCTTCAACTACCCAAATATCACAGGCAATGAAACCCAATACTTGGCAATTCTGCCGAATAATGCCTATCCATTTCCAATTCCTGCACATGTTGGGGCGCCACCTGCTTATCGTGGGAATCATGCCCAACCTATGCCTTTTATTCACGGATCTTTCTATTCTTCCCCTCAAATGCTTCACCCTTCACAGCTtcaacaacagcagcagcaacagCCACCCACACAGTTACAACAAAGCCAACAAGGTCATCAGAACACTAGCATGTCCAGTGGTTCATCCTCCTCACAGAAGAATTTGCAGAACCAGCAGCAGAGGTCACATGGAGGTGATGTGAGTAGTGGCAGTGGAAACTCGCAAGTGTTTCATGCCTCTAAAAAGGATTCACCTCATCCCTTACAACTACGGCAACAGCAGCAACAGCTGAGTCAGAATGATTCTCATCAAGCTAGGCAACTTGATGGTGAATCAGATGGCAAAGATGGCCCATCAACTGCTACTGATAGCAGAGTATCTCGTTCAAATATGAATATCTATGGTCAGAATTTTGCTATGCCTGTACAGCCTTCAAACTTTGCTTTGATGACCGCTGCTTCAATGAATTCTGCTGGTAATTATGGGGAAAAGAAGCAACAGACACAGCAGCAATCACAACAGCTAGGCTCAAAGGCTGGAGTCGAGCCTCTTGCATCTCAAGCTTTTGCAATGTCATTTTCATCTGCTAATGGTACTACTGCTCCTGGCCTTGGTATTTCTTCCCTAGCACCGAATCATGCAATTCTTCAGAGCCTTCCAGGAAGTACAAGGCAAGGCTATCAGCATATTATGGCTGCTCAACAGAAGAAGGATAATTATCATGCTTATGAAGAAGGGAAGCGTGGAACTCATGATGCATCCAGTGTGCAAGAAGAAAAGAAGGCAGGAAAAAGTTCAGGCACCACTGGGCAGTCCATTGCCTTCTCCAGGCCAGATATGCCTGATTCAAGTGATTCCACTCTTGCAGGCAAAAATGTCATCGATAGTTCTATCTGTACGCTTGGCTCTGCTCCTGCTCGAACTTCAGGGCCTGTTATGCCAGCTTCAATCGGTAGTGTTAATGTTGCTAATGCTCAGCAGCAACTTCAGCGGAATCAACAGCAGCAGCTCCAATTTGGGACTGCTTCTGCTCCTCGGAGTAAGACACCAGCAACAAGTAATGGAAGTGCTTACCCTGATCACTTTCACTCTTCATCTATAGCTGCCAAGTTTTCGAATGTGCTGTCTGCATTTCCTCAAAATCTAATACAAAGCAGCAGCAGTCCTGCTCAGTCTCCTCAATGGAAGAATTCTGTGAGGACAACTAGCTCTCAAGTTCCTTCTCAATCTCTACCATCAACTTCATCCCTCAAGAATATTTCCCAGCAACAAGGTCGGCCACAGCAAAGCCCCACACAGATTTCTTTTGCAGCTAATCCTAAATCACCACAAGGTCAACAGCCTCTTAGTAGCACTCCTACCCCTTCTCCAATGATGGTTGGCTCTCCCACAACTTCACTCTCCAGGAGTGCTGGTGGTAGCCCAAGGACAACAGGTTCCTCTTCCACCAGCAACAAAGCTGGCCAAGCATCTGGTTTAGCATCCCAACAAGCTAAGAACTCACCGACCGTGCCTAGTCAGAAGTCATCTCCTGTTGGTGGGAGTAATGTGCCATCTGTCCTGGGAAACCCTCACATAAGTTCATCTTCAAATATGGGAGCCAAGCCTCAAGTGGCACTACAGCATCAGCAACATCAAAAGCATGCACTTCATCAAGGGCAGCTGTTCTTCCCAAATGCTTACATGCAGGCTCAAGCTCAACACTCACCAAGTTCGACAACACCTGCAACAACAGCAAGTGCATACTATGTCCAAAGACAACAGCAGACTCTACCTCTGGGTTCATCTGCAACTTCATCAACTTCGATGTTATCGTTGTGTTCTCCGGTTACTCTTGCCAACAGCGGAACCACCGACCCTGCAAAAGCTGTAGCAGCTGCTGTGGCGAGCAACATGAAAGGTGGGTTAGCATCCCAGGGACTTATCAATCCTGCACAATTTGCTACTCCACAATCCACTGGAAAGTCACATCAGCTGGTACCAGGCTTCCCATGTGTTCATGCTGTCCCTTCCGCTGTTCAGGTAAAACCAGCAGAACAGAAACAACCTGCTGGTGAGTAAAATTCTCCCCTTTTTTGCTTCAACATTGCTTCCCCCGAATAGTGAACAAGGAGAAGAAGGTACGGAATGAAAACGGAATCAATGATATTGGGGACCGAATCAGGAAAGATAAACTGGTTTTTTGCCCAGAAATGACAGCAGCAGCCAAAACAGGAGGATATGAttgaagttatatatatataatgtggcTTAGAACTCACTCAACCCACAATTTTGCAAAGTGATGGGGGAAGTTTTTCTTTGTGGAATGTGCTTTCTCATGTGTATCCACCAAACATGTAGACTTTTGTTTATAATCTTTGACATGGTTGATCCCTGATATgccttatgtaattaaatttgattGGTTTGATGGGGCAGATGATGgaggattaaaaaaaaaagatggtgGGGGGGGGATGAGGAAAAGCAGACAACTTTTCCATCTTTTGGGGCTGTATTGTAGgggttcttttttctttctttcttttattatttgaaatttgcAGAAAAGAAGTCAGTAAACAAATCTTTGGAAATAATGATGCAAAACTGAATGGTGTATATGTGTGACACATATTAAAGATAACTTATTTTTGTCTCCTTTTTGATTATTGCCACTTAGGCCTTAGCTTTGATTCCATTCCTTTTGGTTTGTTCTTTTACTGTCctcaaaattgataaaattgaaaGCAAAGAGAGATGACGATTTGGTGAAAAGGAGATATGGATAGGATGATAATTGTCGTGGGAGGATGGGATGAGGTGGCTAAATTTAAGCCTGCCACTTACCACCATCAAAAGCAAATCGACTTTGTATTATTTTGACGTGTGGGGCCCATCCCATTTCTCAAACAAAAGTAGATTGTTTAAGTTTGCCCCCctctttacttattattttaatacatattcCCTTCTAACATTCTGTCCACTACTTCCACGTCACCCTAATGCACACTTAACTATAATCATCATTTGATAATTACAAAATTGACGTGGTATTTTATGTTCCCAAAATTGCCCTCCGCCTCCCTTCAAAGCAGAAGACAAGTAGCTACTTCCTTACCTGTAaggatgacttttcttgatgctCTTCTTCACACGTGTTCacattcctttcctttttctcctTTACTTGTCAACCCAATTTTccccatttaattttttaataaatttgtgtGTGTTCCGTATGGGGTCTTGTTGTCTCCAATACCTCTGCTGGCTTAATTTCAATATTCATTTGCATTTTAAAGTTGCtacttcaatttttaattttcaataaaaaaatattattatatttttatcatgcctattttttaaatatttatttttgatatcttattatatttttataaaacttttattaACTCCAAATTGtaattgatatatataaatgtaataaaataaattatatcacATGTGATCAAGGTATTTCATGATGTGGGAATGGGGCCACTTCccaaaaagaacaaataaatcAAATGGGTTCTTAATATAACATTAACTTGAGCCatcatttcattatatttatGTGGACAGTTGCAACTAGGTCAAAGTATTGACAGTTCCCTTTATTAtaggaattttattaaattaattcttttatttaaattaatattaaataattatgttaaagttttactctctttttttttaaatttaatataatacatgtagtgaaaaaaattaagtcataatataaaacataatatgatttaaatatataaataattgatatgTTAAAAAGATTAGTATTTGATACACTGACGGTGTATTTTTTATTCGACgagcaattttaaaaaattgtcatgtctctttttttgtttaaaaattttactatacTCCTAGAGAACAACACTTGTCAATCCCTTGACCTTACTTGTAGAGTCTAAAAACTCAGCTGgcagtgtaccaaatatttttctatattaaaATGATTGACAATTGACATTTATTTCAAGAAGTGATTAAAACTTTTATTAGACACTTAGATGATTTGATTCAAATAATGTAATTGATAAAACAAACcgtattaaaatgtttaaaaatatataaaaacaccatatatatcaaattataattaacatattaaaatgGTTTAATCCCACTATTTTTTATAgtctttgaatttttaaaatttaatccctctatttttatttttagaataggcCATTTATTTGTCTTAACATcattaatggaattttcttaaattttcgttacttttttttattattttaattgatcataagtattcaaatttaatagaaattaatTACCAATCTtactaatttgattttattttttaaatcaaataagtataagagttaattttttaaaatcaaaagtagagatactaaattaaaaaaaatgaaaagtacaAAGACCGGAGACATAAATAAacctattaaaattaaaataaatattattaatatacactagggttttttacaaaaataatataaaaaataaaaaattaccaaaatgttataactttttttatttaccaaaaaatatataatttttttatttaccaaaatatataaaaaacaaaaaaacaaaaaaaaataaaaaaacagaaaaaaaaaacctgaaatGATTTGACAACTCCCTGAGTGGAGGGAAGCAGGTTGGCGGCACCAAACAAGGGATCCCTGTTGGCGGCACCAGTGGAGGGATCCCTGTTGGCGGCACCACCCTTGAATTTAAGGGTGGTCGGTTGGTGGGGGGAAGAAGGAGaggggaagaagaagaaaggaaggaagaaagaaaaagaaggaaaaggaaaggagaggaaagaaagaaaaagaaggaaagaaaaggaaaggggaggaaagaaagaaaaataaggcaagaaaaggaaaggagaagagaaaaaaaaagaaagaagaagagggaaggaaggaaaaaaaagaaaataacataatttttattattaatttaagataatttaagatttttgtaatatttgtgtgttaaaaaataatgttaagtACATTTTacgtattttattaatttatttaggatATATAATTTTTGAGATATATTTAGCATGAAAAAATTCATAGTATGTACATTATATGTTGATtaggaatttttttatgaaattgacttAGGATGTTGAAATTAGCTTTGTtaggaaaataacattaaaagtaaaatgataaagaaatatatttaagaaaacataaaatacaaaaagaaaaaacgaAAATTATATATTCACCGAAAGTAAAAAATGCgaaaaaaattatatctttaataaattttaaacataatgcactgaaaaagtataaaattataaaatttaaaatgacgatattttttaaaataataaaatgcggagagaaaaatacgaacaaatggccaaaataatagtgtattactaactttttaaaaattgagaaatagttaatacaaatattttaaaaaatgtaatgaaataatataaagtaataaaataaaaaatatatttttattgaaagtaataaaaatcgagaaaAAAATACGAGCAAATGGCAGGGATAAGGATTTTTTCTtacaccaaataaaaaaaatcgtttttagtatttttttattttggtaaataaaaaatatatataatattttggcAGGGAAAAAAACACGTACAGATTGTTTTTGAATCAAGTTTtccatgatcttctgtcatacgtgttgatgtgcatgtatgaggaccaacaaattttcgtatctcccacatctgagaacttttaatgaatgcagctcgcacccgccaattgcagccttccgtTGCCTTCCAACACTCCCTAACATATATTGTCGGAGTAGACACTGTGACTTTATAATCAACTGATATATTCATGTTGTACCATTTGATGGCATATACGCACTCTTCTTTACAGCTGAATCTCTGGCCTATGAATAACTCCTCATCATCAGATGTTACGGCCAGCCCGTGACGATGAACTATTTTAGGGTACTCTGGGAACTCAGCTACATACGCTgcgtcggggtctatgagcgacatgtgtggcctaggattattgtgtatcaaaatATGCCGCATCTGCTCCCCGATCAAAGAAGCGTTAATGTCTTCATCGTCGATATCATCAGGTACatcgtccacatcgggatcaccgtcactatcgacctcttcatcCCAATGATCGCCACCACCTTCTTCTTCGCAACCACATTCTTCTTCACTACCAACCATATCAACATCGGGTGTAATATTCAGGTCGATACCGATCTCACCCATAgttgattcactatcaacgtatgatattggagccaccatccgCGGTTCTTCAGCCCCGTCTTCTCCATCAGATGCATTTTGCTCCATACcgactaactcagcaaataagtgaatcggtgcattcttGTCACTCTCATTCCCACAGTAGAGATCGACCATTGTCTCAACGTCTTTGTCGTCTGCAAGTTCCATTTCGACGAATTTGACTGgatttgtcgaaactggaaacttgtagtgtaatgacccaaaattcatgggcatcggaaaagtataatatcgggcatccgtcttagtaaattgagttcgaaaataattattagaaatatttacgaggctagttgtgtgtttaaataggttttggataggtgaatttagtttaattatgagtaattagtaaaaaggattaaattgaataaagagtgaaagcataattatagattaaaagaaatcaTAAGGGACCAAATAGGTAATTAAGCCTATTTTATCATGAGGCGGCAAATGtgcataaaaatcttagatttttatgacaattaattataaaatattaaatatattattactattattattaaataaattaaaataaagacatgatAAAGTAATACATGTGTAattaaagtatgtatatatttgtagtttatagatttaatttgcttattaattagtataagatatttattatttattattagttattagttattattaaattaaaagatatttaataattaaataattagtataagatttttgggtaataataattatgattttgccaagtgtgtggtaaaaataaaatacaagtgtattacatttatttacttgaaaattaagtaaaagataattgttaattaaataagaatattatgagatttttatttgataaattagttagattgagacaagtgtatggtgatgAATTAATGCAAGAGTActaataaaatacatacatttgtaatacttataattaattaatataagataaagtaaatgaaataaaaagaaataaaaacaaagcaaaagaaaggaaagaaacataatagaagagacgaaacaggggagaaacaggggagaaagaagaaaaagaagaaaaaggggaaaatatggtttttgaagcttga from the Gossypium hirsutum isolate 1008001.06 chromosome D09, Gossypium_hirsutum_v2.1, whole genome shotgun sequence genome contains:
- the LOC107928513 gene encoding protein TIME FOR COFFEE isoform X6 — protein: MDRTREARRVSMASAAATNGLSRRRHRTSSLRDSPEEDGPVETHETARLRDRKKDRDRERERYRERERDRLSRTSKRRRGDRLMSNRGDGGDGTSEESVNDDEDDDDEDSGGTGGVGSVRTVSPNIIAGSLSMSNHHHHNHHHHQLQQHRKSFPPPVKVIRTTPSAGMTASMTTSTSTWKPADEMIGVSVPRKARSATKRSHEWASSGGGGVGVSGGEQIHCQASTSPVRTGVTGALTSPSPAPASPSSSSASMRKKMKPNANGTKQRPPKSSSKSSSSAQEEIEIEIAEVLYGMMRQPQVPSKQEIIGNDSAKFDSREVNKPNNDSKSVVSSPISNSPSTLPQSSSILPSNSSSSATPMSAIAPKRKRPRPVKYEDENTTTTTPPPPSIFPPRHSSISSTTTKVEIDQPAKVEATSPNLEKNSGPVAENDSGACDLMSSSKAGPVSSELVQAEPVKEEKNNLALDSKPSTEESESRDIGFGNKEESQSPKKESLSSPADNPSSAGLPLDDEREKSTVTKANSTVCENESQREEKFQIDLMAPPPSRSSPEREGETDVGASDPKPVAADVELEMKSLVNEDDKRMKIGKGDVNVEVEDNNKKAQPSAEEADSQKPVVNKERNLDLQLDLEKSDRDSGSGSVSGNKLNHHVLKLHHQHPSVEKTAHSGSLPLPMSIASWPGGLPPMGYMAPLQGVVSMEGSAVSSAAIQPPHLLFSQPRPKRCATHCYIARNIHNHQQIMKMNAFWPAASGSASLYGPKACNLNVVPPSELHGNIPGRGVNSVQEKGQGLAIFPGHVCKDKSSQAATNMVDAAQRKQIMLQQALPPGAPNNIMQGPAFIFPLNQQQAAAAAAASVRPGYVKSPPAACSTAASSTSNSALLSATPAGATAAPAFSFNYPNITGNETQYLAILPNNAYPFPIPAHVGAPPAYRGNHAQPMPFIHGSFYSSPQMLHPSQLQQQQQQQPPTQLQQSQQGHQNTSMSSGSSSSQKNLQNQQQRSHGGDVSSGSGNSQVFHASKKDSPHPLQLRQQQQQLSQNDSHQARQLDGESDGKDGPSTATDSRVSRSNMNIYGQNFAMPVQPSNFALMTAASMNSAGNYGEKKQQTQQQSQQLGSKAGVEPLASQAFAMSFSSANGTTAPGLGISSLAPNHAILQSLPGSTRQGYQHIMAAQQKKDNYHAYEEGKRGTHDASSVQEEKKAGKSSGTTGQSIAFSRPDMPDSSDSTLAGKNVIDSSICTLGSAPARTSGPVMPASIGSVNVANAQQQLQRNQQQQLQFGTASAPRSKTPATSNGSAYPDHFHSSSIAAKFSNVLSAFPQNLIQSSSSPAQSPQWKNSVRTTSSQVPSQSLPSTSSLKNISQQQGRPQQSPTQISFAANPKSPQGQQPLSSTPTPSPMMVGSPTTSLSRSAGGSPRTTGSSSTSNKAGQASGLASQQAKNSPTVPSQKSSPVGGSNVPSVLGNPHISSSSNMGAKPQVALQHQQHQKHALHQGQLFFPNAYMQAQAQHSPSSTTPATTASAYYVQRQQQTLPLGSSATSSTSMLSLCSPVTLANSGTTDPAKAVAAAVASNMKGGLASQGLINPAQFATPQSTGKSHQLVPGFPCVHAVPSAVQVKPAEQKQPAGE
- the LOC107928513 gene encoding protein TIME FOR COFFEE isoform X7, with the translated sequence MDRTREARRVSMASAAATNGLSRRRHRTSSLRDSPEEDGPVETHETARLRDRKKDRDRERERYRERERDRLSRTSKRRRGDRLMSNRGDGGDGTSEESVNDDEDDDDEDSGGTGGVGSVRTVSPNIIAGSLSMSNHHHHNHHHHQLQQHRKSFPPPVKVIRTTPSAGMTASMTTSTSTWKPADEMIGVSVPRKARSATKRSHEWASSGGGGVGVSGGEQIHCQASTSPVRTGVTGALTSPSPAPASPSSSSASMRKKMPNANGTKQRPPKSSSKSSSSAQEEIEIEIAEVLYGMMRQPQVPSKQEIIGNDSAKFDSREVNKPNNDSKSVVSSPISNSPSTLPQSSSILPSNSSSSATPMSAIAPKRKRPRPVKYEDENTTTTTPPPPSIFPPRHSSISSTTTKVEIDQPAKVEATSPNLEKNSGPVAENDSGACDLMSSSKAGPVSSELVQAEPVKEEKNNLALDSKPSTEESESRDIGFGNKEESQSPKKESLSSPADNPSSAGLPLDDEREKSTVTKANSTVCENESQREEKFQIDLMAPPPSRSSPEREGETDVGASDPKPVAADVELEMKSLVNEDDKRMKIGKGDVNVEVEDNNKKAQPSAEEADSQKPVVNKERNLDLQLDLEKSDRDSGSGSVSGNKLNHHVLKLHHQHPSVEKTAHSGSLPLPMSIASWPGGLPPMGRYMAPLQGVVSMEGSAVSSAAIQPPHLLFSQPRPKRCATHCYIARNIHNHQQIMKMNAFWPAASGSASLYGPKACNLNVVPPSELHGNIPGRGVNSVQEKGQGLAIFPGHVCKDKSSQAATNMVDAAQRKQIMLQQALPPGAPNNIMQGPAFIFPLNQQQAAAAAAASVRPGYVKSPPAACSTAASSTSNSALLSATPAGATAAPAFSFNYPNITGNETQYLAILPNNAYPFPIPAHVGAPPAYRGNHAQPMPFIHGSFYSSPQMLHPSQLQQQQQQQPPTQLQQSQQGHQNTSMSSGSSSSQKNLQNQQQRSHGGDVSSGSGNSQVFHASKKDSPHPLQLRQQQQQLSQNDSHQARQLDGESDGKDGPSTATDSRVSRSNMNIYGQNFAMPVQPSNFALMTAASMNSAGNYGEKKQQTQQQSQQLGSKAGVEPLASQAFAMSFSSANGTTAPGLGISSLAPNHAILQSLPGSTRQGYQHIMAAQQKKDNYHAYEEGKRGTHDASSVQEEKKAGKSSGTTGQSIAFSRPDMPDSSDSTLAGKNVIDSSICTLGSAPARTSGPVMPASIGSVNVANAQQQLQRNQQQQLQFGTASAPRSKTPATSNGSAYPDHFHSSSIAAKFSNVLSAFPQNLIQSSSSPAQSPQWKNSVRTTSSQVPSQSLPSTSSLKNISQQQGRPQQSPTQISFAANPKSPQGQQPLSSTPTPSPMMVGSPTTSLSRSAGGSPRTTGSSSTSNKAGQASGLASQQAKNSPTVPSQKSSPVGGSNVPSVLGNPHISSSSNMGAKPQVALQHQQHQKHALHQGQLFFPNAYMQAQAQHSPSSTTPATTASAYYVQRQQQTLPLGSSATSSTSMLSLCSPVTLANSGTTDPAKAVAAAVASNMKGGLASQGLINPAQFATPQSTGKSHQLVPGFPCVHAVPSAVQVKPAEQKQPAGE
- the LOC107928513 gene encoding protein TIME FOR COFFEE isoform X8 — encoded protein: MDRTREARRVSMASAAATNGLSRRRHRTSSLRDSPEEDGPVETHETARLRDRKKDRDRERERYRERERDRLSRTSKRRRGDRLMSNRGDGGDGTSEESVNDDEDDDDEDSGGTGGVGSVRTVSPNIIAGSLSMSNHHHHNHHHHQLQQHRKSFPPPVKVIRTTPSAGMTASMTTSTSTWKPADEMIGVSVPRKARSATKRSHEWASSGGGGVGVSGGEQIHCQASTSPVRTGVTGALTSPSPAPASPSSSSASMRKKMPNANGTKQRPPKSSSKSSSSAQEEIEIEIAEVLYGMMRQPQVPSKQEIIGNDSAKFDSREVNKPNNDSKSVVSSPISNSPSTLPQSSSILPSNSSSSATPMSAIAPKRKRPRPVKYEDENTTTTTPPPPSIFPPRHSSISSTTTKVEIDQPAKVEATSPNLEKNSGPVAENDSGACDLMSSSKAGPVSSELVQAEPVKEEKNNLALDSKPSTEESESRDIGFGNKEESQSPKKESLSSPADNPSSAGLPLDDEREKSTVTKANSTVCENESQREEKFQIDLMAPPPSRSSPEREGETDVGASDPKPVAADVELEMKSLVNEDDKRMKIGKGDVNVEVEDNNKKAQPSAEEADSQKPVVNKERNLDLQLDLEKSDRDSGSGSVSGNKLNHHVLKLHHQHPSVEKTAHSGSLPLPMSIASWPGGLPPMGYMAPLQGVVSMEGSAVSSAAIQPPHLLFSQPRPKRCATHCYIARNIHNHQQIMKMNAFWPAASGSASLYGPKACNLNVVPPSELHGNIPGRGVNSVQEKGQGLAIFPGHVCKDKSSQAATNMVDAAQRKQIMLQQALPPGAPNNIMQGPAFIFPLNQQQAAAAAAASVRPGYVKSPPAACSTAASSTSNSALLSATPAGATAAPAFSFNYPNITGNETQYLAILPNNAYPFPIPAHVGAPPAYRGNHAQPMPFIHGSFYSSPQMLHPSQLQQQQQQQPPTQLQQSQQGHQNTSMSSGSSSSQKNLQNQQQRSHGGDVSSGSGNSQVFHASKKDSPHPLQLRQQQQQLSQNDSHQARQLDGESDGKDGPSTATDSRVSRSNMNIYGQNFAMPVQPSNFALMTAASMNSAGNYGEKKQQTQQQSQQLGSKAGVEPLASQAFAMSFSSANGTTAPGLGISSLAPNHAILQSLPGSTRQGYQHIMAAQQKKDNYHAYEEGKRGTHDASSVQEEKKAGKSSGTTGQSIAFSRPDMPDSSDSTLAGKNVIDSSICTLGSAPARTSGPVMPASIGSVNVANAQQQLQRNQQQQLQFGTASAPRSKTPATSNGSAYPDHFHSSSIAAKFSNVLSAFPQNLIQSSSSPAQSPQWKNSVRTTSSQVPSQSLPSTSSLKNISQQQGRPQQSPTQISFAANPKSPQGQQPLSSTPTPSPMMVGSPTTSLSRSAGGSPRTTGSSSTSNKAGQASGLASQQAKNSPTVPSQKSSPVGGSNVPSVLGNPHISSSSNMGAKPQVALQHQQHQKHALHQGQLFFPNAYMQAQAQHSPSSTTPATTASAYYVQRQQQTLPLGSSATSSTSMLSLCSPVTLANSGTTDPAKAVAAAVASNMKGGLASQGLINPAQFATPQSTGKSHQLVPGFPCVHAVPSAVQVKPAEQKQPAGE